A genomic region of Candidatus Polarisedimenticolaceae bacterium contains the following coding sequences:
- a CDS encoding alkaline phosphatase family protein yields MRRLALAALLLFLPACSTPSTGTLPPSPDTKVLVVGLDGADWEILDRLERDGRIPNLSRLRREGAWGVLRAENPLLSPIVWTSIATGRHPEDHGIVGFLTKRDGVEEPVRSDERRVRAFWNVATEQGLSVGVVGWYASWPAEPVRGFLVSDRAGSHQIAGGATRATTGLAHPPEVAAEIERARGEVDRAIGDAHAMTFFGPGSLAPDPEKLETFVGILRTTELYRRLAPELIRRYRPTIAAVYLEGTDAVGHLFGEYQPPRLPWASDAEVARFGPVWDAYYAEADRVVGDVLASVDPAKTTVLVVSDHGFKVGPRRPRLSTQNRYGNQAPLSHRAEGIVVAWGRGVKGPGEIPEASVYDVFPTIARLAGLPLAENLVGRSIDAAFVPGTLAEPIRTVPDYETAGERAKGEAGDIPGEDETIAKLRALGYVGGAPGAERAAGGPTQGQAAVPLNRYNMALILAARGKREEALRVIRELQRDAPTFTLGWVGEGLVLLQMQRAAEAIVPLQRAVKLAPDLVTANAYLAEAYVKAGRREEALRGLERTLALDASDPRTALFYAQILIQDRRVAEAERWFRAAYELGDVPSDRARACVGLAVAAEERRDLVAAERSYAKALELDPSLPGALERFGNLRLYQRRFADAIGLFDRLVTATGGNAASHILRARALAIAGRRAEAREALRLALAKDPTSGEAKALLRELDAGS; encoded by the coding sequence ATGCGCCGGCTCGCCCTCGCGGCTCTGCTGCTCTTCCTCCCCGCGTGTTCCACCCCTTCCACGGGCACGCTCCCTCCCAGCCCCGATACGAAGGTGCTCGTGGTCGGCCTCGACGGCGCGGACTGGGAGATCCTCGATCGTCTCGAGCGGGACGGGAGAATTCCGAACCTCTCGCGGCTGCGGCGCGAGGGAGCTTGGGGTGTTCTGCGCGCGGAGAATCCGCTCCTGTCGCCGATCGTCTGGACGAGCATCGCGACGGGGCGGCACCCCGAGGACCACGGGATCGTCGGGTTCCTCACCAAGCGCGACGGCGTCGAGGAGCCGGTGCGCTCCGACGAGCGGCGCGTGCGCGCCTTCTGGAACGTGGCGACCGAGCAGGGGCTCTCCGTCGGCGTCGTCGGTTGGTACGCGAGCTGGCCCGCGGAGCCGGTCCGAGGGTTCCTCGTCTCCGACCGCGCGGGGTCGCACCAGATCGCGGGCGGCGCCACGCGCGCGACGACGGGTCTCGCCCACCCCCCCGAGGTCGCGGCGGAGATCGAGCGCGCGCGGGGGGAGGTCGACCGCGCGATCGGAGACGCGCACGCGATGACTTTCTTCGGTCCCGGGTCGCTCGCGCCCGACCCGGAGAAGCTCGAGACCTTCGTGGGGATCCTCCGGACGACCGAGCTCTACCGTCGACTGGCGCCGGAGCTGATCCGAAGGTACCGGCCCACGATCGCGGCGGTGTACCTCGAGGGAACCGACGCCGTCGGCCACCTCTTCGGCGAATACCAGCCGCCGCGCCTTCCGTGGGCGAGCGACGCCGAGGTCGCCCGGTTCGGGCCGGTGTGGGACGCGTATTACGCGGAGGCCGATCGCGTCGTGGGTGATGTCCTCGCCTCCGTCGACCCCGCGAAGACGACGGTGCTCGTCGTGAGCGATCACGGCTTCAAGGTCGGTCCGCGCCGGCCGCGCCTGTCCACGCAGAACCGGTATGGAAACCAGGCGCCGCTCAGCCACCGCGCGGAGGGGATCGTCGTCGCCTGGGGTCGCGGGGTGAAAGGACCCGGAGAGATTCCCGAAGCGAGCGTCTACGACGTCTTTCCGACGATCGCCCGGCTGGCGGGGCTGCCGCTCGCGGAGAACCTCGTCGGCCGCTCGATCGACGCGGCGTTCGTCCCCGGGACCCTCGCGGAGCCGATCCGCACCGTGCCGGACTACGAAACCGCCGGAGAGCGCGCGAAGGGGGAGGCGGGGGACATCCCCGGCGAGGACGAGACGATCGCGAAGCTGCGCGCCCTCGGTTACGTCGGCGGAGCGCCGGGAGCGGAGCGCGCCGCGGGAGGGCCGACGCAGGGACAGGCCGCCGTCCCGCTCAATCGCTACAACATGGCCTTGATCCTGGCCGCGCGCGGGAAACGCGAGGAGGCGCTGCGCGTCATCCGGGAGCTCCAGCGCGATGCGCCGACCTTCACGCTCGGGTGGGTCGGCGAGGGGCTCGTCCTCCTTCAGATGCAGCGGGCCGCGGAGGCGATCGTGCCCTTGCAGCGCGCCGTGAAGTTGGCTCCCGATCTCGTAACCGCGAATGCCTACCTGGCCGAGGCTTACGTGAAGGCCGGCCGCCGCGAGGAGGCGTTGCGCGGACTCGAGCGCACGCTCGCCCTCGACGCGTCCGACCCCCGCACCGCGCTCTTCTACGCCCAGATCCTGATCCAGGATAGACGGGTGGCGGAGGCGGAGCGCTGGTTCCGCGCGGCGTACGAGCTCGGCGACGTTCCTTCGGACCGCGCGCGCGCCTGCGTGGGGCTTGCCGTCGCGGCCGAGGAGCGGCGGGACCTCGTCGCGGCGGAGCGATCGTACGCGAAGGCGCTCGAGCTCGACCCGTCGCTTCCCGGCGCGCTCGAGCGATTCGGGAACCTCCGGCTGTACCAGCGGCGATTTGCGGATGCGATCGGGCTGTTCGATCGGCTCGTGACGGCGACGGGAGGAAACGCGGCCTCGCACATCCTGCGGGCGAGGGCGCTCGCGATCGCCGGACGACGCGCGGAGGCCCGCGAAGCGCTTCGCCTCGCGCTCGCGAAGGACCCGACCTCCGGGGAGGCGAAGGCGCTCCTGCGCGAGCTCGACGCGGGCTCGTGA
- a CDS encoding TonB-dependent receptor: MNSKFWLRVAAIALGAILMAMPVFAQTTATTGAIEGKVTDVNGQPIAGVKVTASGARAPISIQTTAQGTYLFANLPPGEYELRVEKQGFGTVVQKDILVSVTQRRSVPFVLTAGQVEAVTVTAEAPLVDPKTTTIGGTFTVDKYVDFIPVGRNFSQTFALAPGVESGGGTGQGNYSISGSTGLENSYLVDGVNITNGGYGGLGTYSGVYGSLGSGVTYAFLEEIQVKTGAIDAEFGQATGGVINTIVKSGNNNIDGAVGVFVQPKGLMSAYKQVDLIVGASNQDSMSTTDLDLSVGGPIIKDKLFYFLAYNQVTTKEAFTIEDQLIPLSQTGDQTGVGTRQFATAGQTIERERTSNNWAAKLTWYLNPNHRVELTGFGDPSRGANGAQRTTQDVNNSTSLTFLDYAQGGGQSRISYGADNFSLKYDGVLAPNFFVQAQVSQKTGEFDETLALNKPTLTDQRELRCVLGLAGCAPDSPGTGTVWRYGGAGFLAPQEDKSLQVKAIATWALANHELKFGVDYYDLEFSEDQQYPGDPRDFQIPIDVNSDQDYNTQGAGLVDCAVAPAGDDCYINLRSTAGYLVTGRANNNFRVTRARFSPLPPPTTSTELNFFIQDTWSIGTRWNLKLGLRASQQEIAGSGEYTVPFQRVALDPAFPGALTRIPGSTDYTAQDYKFDWAYSPRIGATFDVTGDGRSKIYANASRYFERIPNDLAIRALSNEIGLSLYRYGGYDIPNYTGLNDHLGNPNSAIFFQGLDPSVLTEGTKLPYVDEIVLGYQQELSKDLSLEVRGIYREQGRALEDIQLSAVEATQNFYYGLGYGYPFNPFPDYGVEAFSAYVLANPGENTPSTFPAPDRKYQAIELVLNKRFSDNWLFFANYRYARLRGFYEGLYRNDNQQDDPNISSLYDFPNSPLLSTQFGSGPLNTDRPHSLKLYGSYQWENGWTAGASFNYASGTPRTSMLAHPNYQNAGEIPGTDPIYGWWSESTQADLELLGADVVGCQDGLCLATGPIELEQSDPLVFSGFFLYDFTKVSRGNLGRTPKTMNIDLLLNWTRKLKMGDLQLGVVVVNALNSQKAVRVNDQVERQAGIPDPDYGQTVLFQGPRQVRLNARWSF; encoded by the coding sequence ATGAATTCGAAGTTCTGGCTGAGGGTCGCCGCGATCGCCCTCGGCGCGATCCTCATGGCCATGCCGGTCTTCGCCCAGACGACGGCGACGACCGGAGCCATCGAGGGAAAGGTCACCGATGTGAACGGGCAGCCCATCGCCGGCGTGAAGGTCACGGCCAGCGGCGCGCGCGCTCCGATCAGCATCCAGACCACCGCGCAGGGCACCTACCTCTTCGCCAACCTGCCTCCCGGCGAGTACGAGCTGCGCGTCGAGAAGCAGGGCTTCGGCACGGTCGTGCAGAAGGACATCCTGGTCAGCGTCACGCAGCGTCGCTCCGTTCCGTTCGTGCTGACGGCGGGGCAGGTCGAGGCGGTGACGGTCACGGCCGAGGCGCCGCTGGTCGATCCGAAGACGACGACCATCGGGGGCACGTTCACGGTCGACAAGTACGTCGACTTCATCCCCGTGGGTCGCAACTTCTCGCAGACCTTCGCGCTCGCGCCGGGCGTCGAGAGCGGCGGCGGCACCGGGCAGGGGAACTACTCGATCTCCGGCTCGACCGGCCTCGAGAACTCCTACCTCGTCGACGGCGTGAACATCACGAACGGCGGGTACGGCGGCCTCGGAACCTACAGCGGCGTCTACGGCTCGCTGGGGAGCGGCGTGACGTACGCGTTCCTCGAGGAGATCCAGGTCAAGACCGGCGCCATCGACGCCGAGTTCGGCCAGGCCACCGGCGGCGTGATCAACACGATCGTGAAGTCGGGGAACAACAACATCGACGGCGCGGTCGGCGTCTTCGTGCAGCCCAAGGGGCTCATGAGCGCCTACAAGCAGGTCGACCTCATCGTCGGAGCGTCCAACCAGGACTCCATGTCGACGACCGACCTCGACCTTTCGGTCGGCGGGCCGATCATCAAGGACAAGCTCTTCTACTTCCTCGCCTACAACCAGGTCACCACCAAGGAAGCGTTCACGATCGAGGACCAGCTGATCCCGTTGTCCCAGACCGGCGACCAGACCGGTGTCGGCACGCGCCAATTCGCGACCGCCGGCCAGACGATCGAGCGCGAGCGCACGAGCAACAACTGGGCGGCGAAGCTGACGTGGTACCTGAACCCGAACCACCGCGTCGAGCTCACCGGCTTCGGCGACCCGTCCCGCGGCGCCAACGGCGCGCAGCGGACGACCCAGGACGTGAACAACTCCACGTCGCTGACCTTCCTCGACTACGCCCAGGGGGGCGGCCAGTCGCGAATCAGCTACGGCGCGGACAACTTCTCGCTGAAATACGACGGCGTGCTCGCCCCGAACTTCTTCGTCCAGGCGCAGGTCTCGCAGAAGACCGGCGAGTTCGACGAGACGCTGGCCCTCAACAAGCCGACCCTCACCGACCAGCGCGAGCTGCGCTGCGTCCTGGGTCTCGCGGGGTGCGCTCCGGACAGCCCGGGCACCGGGACCGTCTGGCGGTACGGCGGCGCGGGATTCCTCGCGCCCCAGGAAGACAAGAGCCTTCAGGTCAAGGCGATCGCCACCTGGGCGCTCGCGAATCACGAGCTCAAGTTCGGCGTCGACTACTACGACCTCGAGTTCTCCGAGGACCAGCAGTACCCCGGCGATCCGAGGGATTTCCAGATCCCGATCGACGTCAACAGCGACCAGGACTACAACACGCAGGGCGCCGGCCTCGTGGACTGCGCCGTCGCCCCGGCCGGGGACGACTGCTACATCAACCTGCGCTCGACGGCCGGTTACCTCGTGACCGGTCGCGCGAACAACAACTTCCGCGTCACCCGCGCGCGCTTCAGCCCGCTTCCTCCGCCGACCACCTCGACGGAGCTGAACTTCTTCATCCAGGACACCTGGTCGATCGGCACCCGCTGGAACCTCAAGCTCGGCCTCCGCGCGAGCCAGCAGGAGATCGCGGGTTCCGGCGAATACACGGTTCCGTTCCAGCGCGTCGCGCTCGACCCCGCGTTCCCGGGAGCTCTGACCCGCATCCCCGGTTCGACGGACTACACCGCGCAGGACTACAAGTTCGACTGGGCGTATTCGCCCCGCATCGGCGCGACCTTCGATGTCACGGGGGACGGCCGCAGCAAGATCTACGCGAACGCCTCCCGTTACTTCGAGCGGATCCCGAACGACCTCGCGATCCGCGCACTCTCGAACGAAATCGGCCTCTCCCTCTACCGCTACGGCGGATACGACATCCCCAACTACACCGGCCTCAACGACCACCTCGGCAACCCGAACTCCGCGATCTTCTTCCAGGGGCTCGATCCTTCCGTCCTCACCGAAGGAACGAAGCTCCCGTACGTCGATGAGATCGTGCTCGGGTACCAGCAGGAGCTCTCGAAGGACCTGTCCCTCGAAGTGCGCGGGATCTACCGCGAGCAGGGACGCGCTCTCGAGGACATCCAGCTGAGCGCCGTCGAGGCGACCCAGAACTTCTATTACGGCCTCGGGTACGGGTACCCCTTCAACCCGTTCCCGGACTACGGCGTCGAGGCGTTCAGCGCGTATGTGCTGGCGAATCCCGGCGAGAACACGCCGTCCACGTTCCCGGCTCCCGATCGCAAGTACCAGGCGATCGAGCTCGTCCTGAACAAGCGGTTCTCGGACAACTGGTTGTTCTTCGCGAACTACCGGTACGCGCGGCTGCGGGGCTTCTATGAAGGCCTGTACCGCAACGACAACCAGCAGGACGACCCGAACATCTCCTCCCTGTACGACTTCCCGAACTCGCCGCTCCTGTCGACCCAGTTCGGCAGCGGCCCGCTCAACACCGATCGCCCGCACTCCCTCAAGCTCTACGGCTCGTATCAGTGGGAGAACGGATGGACCGCGGGCGCCTCGTTCAACTACGCCTCGGGGACGCCCCGAACCTCGATGCTCGCACACCCGAACTACCAGAACGCCGGTGAGATCCCCGGCACCGACCCGATCTACGGGTGGTGGTCGGAATCCACGCAGGCCGATCTCGAGCTTCTCGGCGCGGACGTCGTCGGCTGCCAGGACGGCTTGTGCCTGGCGACCGGACCGATCGAGCTCGAGCAGTCGGATCCCCTCGTCTTCAGCGGGTTCTTCCTCTACGACTTCACCAAGGTCAGTCGCGGCAATCTCGGCCGCACGCCGAAGACGATGAACATCGACCTCCTCCTCAACTGGACGCGCAAGTTGAAGATGGGCGACCTGCAGCTCGGCGTCGTCGTCGTCAACGCGCTCAACTCGCAGAAGGCGGTCCGCGTCAACGACCAGGTCGAGCGCCAGGCCGGCATCCCCGACCCGGACTACGGCCAGACCGTGCTGTTCCAGGGCCCCCGGCAGGTCCGCCTGAACGCGCGCTGGTCCTTCTGA
- a CDS encoding VWA domain-containing protein has translation MRVIRRPLALAGLAGAVAFAAPAPPPVKAPAVEKVVVRLAQFDVVVRDKEGKLIRGLEAKDFVVLEDGSPLDVVAVDSWESLEKAAAAEPAPASPEPVPEPQTGDAPSPTPAAPKKDEDQRAFLILFDNLNASTAMRLTQAKRAATRFVRENLRANDLAAVYTLDHALRPISPFSTNPEETVRAVEKVAWFESSTFSEQIAESILAYQSESAASRMQGRLQNAAPIEGGRLDWTRQHVYRSLASLAEVFHSLPGRRVLVLVSAGFPMTAPGDVERLRGGFTNEFRDLVKAMGRSGVAVYTIDVGDDLAMGDVKNRIDWRVAVGKLGMDESFMADLGFDSAFGTGSASSRREFLGVLANETGGRMLTSNDLNRAFETIQEDTANYYRVSCRVREQAGDARYRRIVVKVRGIDDARVTARRGRYSDVTPNPSSAGTAASDRIERYARLLLRTSATTLPAPSDKSIPVAIVAEVVGPVVLAPDTEGAGRVELDFVAVARVAGEVVGRYSRRVSVRVRPEGLEAVRRGFRVEGRIDLPAGIYDLQTTVRLEEPAQLAMWSGPIAVPPPGRGTGLRFAGAILARESEPLPLLAKAELKADAKDALALPQGLRLLPPVDPAFQGRESALVLFWLEGLPVGDAPPRFTMDVTAVGPEGATSPLPGGIVFFEPDGERYRGVLRASLAGLAPGAWQIRVAALGETPEARAEARLPIVVEAAPTSSSP, from the coding sequence ATGCGCGTGATCCGCCGCCCGCTCGCCCTCGCCGGACTCGCCGGCGCCGTCGCCTTCGCCGCTCCGGCACCGCCCCCCGTGAAGGCTCCCGCCGTGGAGAAGGTCGTGGTGCGGCTCGCGCAGTTCGACGTCGTCGTGCGCGACAAGGAAGGGAAGCTGATCCGGGGGCTGGAGGCGAAGGACTTCGTCGTCCTCGAGGACGGCTCTCCCCTCGACGTCGTCGCGGTCGATTCCTGGGAGTCGCTCGAGAAGGCGGCCGCCGCCGAACCCGCCCCGGCGTCCCCCGAGCCGGTCCCCGAACCCCAGACCGGCGACGCCCCGTCGCCCACGCCCGCGGCCCCGAAAAAGGACGAGGATCAACGCGCGTTCCTGATCCTCTTCGACAATCTCAACGCGTCGACCGCGATGCGCCTGACCCAGGCCAAGCGGGCGGCGACGCGATTCGTCCGCGAGAACCTCCGCGCCAACGACCTGGCGGCGGTTTACACCCTCGACCACGCGCTCCGGCCGATCTCGCCCTTCTCGACCAACCCCGAGGAGACCGTGCGTGCCGTGGAGAAGGTCGCCTGGTTCGAAAGCTCCACGTTCTCGGAGCAGATCGCGGAGTCGATCCTCGCCTACCAGTCGGAATCTGCGGCGAGTCGGATGCAGGGCCGCCTTCAGAACGCCGCCCCGATCGAGGGCGGAAGGCTCGACTGGACGCGCCAGCACGTCTACCGGAGCCTCGCCTCGCTCGCCGAGGTCTTCCACTCGCTTCCCGGGCGACGCGTCCTGGTGCTCGTGTCGGCGGGGTTCCCGATGACCGCGCCGGGGGACGTGGAGCGCCTGCGCGGGGGGTTCACGAACGAGTTCCGGGACCTCGTCAAGGCCATGGGGCGCTCGGGGGTCGCGGTCTACACGATCGACGTCGGCGACGATCTCGCGATGGGGGACGTGAAGAACCGCATCGACTGGCGCGTCGCCGTCGGCAAACTCGGCATGGACGAGTCGTTCATGGCGGACCTCGGGTTCGACTCCGCGTTCGGGACCGGGTCGGCCTCGTCCCGGCGGGAGTTCCTCGGCGTGCTCGCCAACGAGACCGGCGGGCGGATGTTGACGAGCAACGACCTGAACCGGGCGTTCGAGACGATCCAGGAGGACACGGCGAACTACTATCGCGTCTCGTGCCGCGTCCGCGAGCAGGCGGGGGACGCCCGCTACAGGCGCATCGTCGTGAAGGTCCGCGGAATCGACGACGCGCGCGTCACCGCGCGGCGCGGCCGCTACTCCGACGTGACGCCGAATCCCTCGAGCGCGGGAACGGCGGCCTCCGACCGGATCGAACGTTACGCGCGCCTGCTCCTGCGCACGAGCGCAACGACCCTCCCGGCGCCGTCCGACAAGAGCATCCCCGTCGCGATCGTCGCGGAGGTCGTCGGTCCGGTCGTCCTCGCCCCCGACACCGAAGGGGCCGGGCGCGTGGAGCTCGACTTCGTCGCGGTGGCGCGGGTCGCGGGCGAAGTCGTCGGCCGCTACTCGCGCCGCGTGAGCGTGCGCGTGCGGCCCGAGGGGCTCGAGGCGGTCCGCCGGGGATTCCGGGTCGAGGGGAGGATCGACCTCCCGGCGGGGATCTACGACCTGCAGACGACGGTGCGCCTGGAGGAACCGGCGCAGCTGGCGATGTGGAGCGGGCCGATCGCCGTGCCTCCCCCCGGGCGAGGCACGGGATTGCGCTTCGCGGGGGCGATCCTCGCCCGCGAGTCGGAGCCGCTTCCGCTCCTGGCCAAGGCGGAGCTGAAGGCGGACGCGAAGGACGCCCTCGCCCTTCCGCAGGGGCTGCGCCTGCTCCCTCCCGTGGACCCCGCCTTCCAGGGACGGGAGTCGGCGCTGGTGTTGTTCTGGCTCGAGGGCCTTCCGGTGGGGGACGCTCCCCCACGCTTCACCATGGACGTGACCGCGGTCGGCCCCGAAGGGGCGACCTCCCCTCTCCCCGGAGGGATCGTCTTCTTCGAGCCCGACGGCGAGCGGTATCGCGGCGTGCTCCGCGCGTCGCTCGCGGGCCTGGCGCCCGGGGCCTGGCAGATCCGCGTCGCCGCGCTGGGGGAGACTCCGGAGGCGCGCGCGGAGGCGCGCCTGCCGATCGTGGTCGAGGCCGCGCCTACTTCTTCATCGCCTTGA
- a CDS encoding tetratricopeptide repeat protein: MTSHSLRTAALGVVFACLAASAAFAQQGRVLGTVHDEAGQPLEGLTVSLEPTPDSRGIKVAGKTNKKGAFFFALVRPGDYHLAVELPGKAIANLKARAVDMQKKELWAIDGRPNPAKPPTLNIADASEVNADVTMGEVAPVAAEGAPPPGAAEASWNAIVAQVQAGDCAGALPQIDAGIQAKPDGALGHYLRGFCLGTSQQDEEAQASLAKALELNPKFEGAALLRAQLLRRLGRPADAEPLFLQELDTTQTAQLRTEALIGLGLARLDLKNDAGALEAFQQVAALDPSRPEPYLEIAAIHTRMGQPEKAKEVLDQAQKVGAASPEAFLNVGISYFNKKDYVKAGEMFRQVLDLPGAGNADLAMAHALNARLLLRDGKIDEAVAAMRKSLELDSKGPLAEETRETLKAMKK, from the coding sequence TCGCGTGTCTGGCCGCCTCGGCGGCCTTCGCCCAGCAGGGCCGCGTGCTCGGCACCGTGCACGACGAGGCGGGACAGCCCCTCGAGGGACTGACGGTCTCGCTGGAGCCCACGCCCGACTCGCGGGGCATCAAGGTCGCGGGCAAGACGAACAAGAAAGGGGCCTTCTTCTTCGCCCTCGTGCGTCCGGGCGACTACCACCTCGCGGTGGAGCTTCCCGGCAAGGCGATCGCCAATCTCAAGGCGCGCGCGGTGGACATGCAGAAGAAGGAGCTCTGGGCGATCGACGGCCGGCCGAACCCCGCCAAGCCCCCGACGCTCAACATCGCGGATGCCTCCGAGGTCAACGCCGACGTCACGATGGGCGAGGTGGCTCCGGTCGCGGCGGAAGGCGCGCCGCCCCCCGGCGCCGCCGAGGCGTCGTGGAACGCCATCGTGGCCCAGGTGCAGGCGGGCGACTGCGCGGGTGCGCTCCCGCAGATCGACGCCGGGATCCAGGCGAAGCCGGACGGCGCCCTGGGGCACTACCTCCGCGGTTTCTGCCTCGGGACGAGCCAGCAGGACGAAGAGGCCCAGGCCTCGCTCGCGAAGGCGCTCGAGCTGAACCCGAAGTTCGAAGGGGCGGCGCTTCTGCGCGCCCAGCTCCTGCGCCGGCTCGGGCGTCCGGCCGACGCCGAGCCGCTATTCCTCCAGGAGCTCGACACGACCCAGACCGCGCAACTGCGCACCGAGGCGCTCATCGGACTCGGGCTCGCGCGGCTCGACCTCAAGAACGACGCCGGCGCGCTCGAGGCGTTCCAGCAGGTGGCCGCGCTGGACCCCTCGCGTCCCGAGCCGTACCTCGAGATCGCGGCGATCCACACGCGCATGGGCCAGCCCGAGAAGGCGAAGGAGGTGCTCGATCAGGCGCAGAAGGTGGGCGCCGCGAGCCCGGAAGCGTTTCTCAACGTCGGGATCAGCTACTTCAACAAGAAGGACTACGTGAAGGCGGGGGAGATGTTCCGGCAGGTGCTCGACCTGCCGGGCGCCGGCAACGCCGACCTCGCGATGGCGCACGCGCTCAACGCCCGGCTGCTCCTGCGCGACGGCAAGATCGACGAGGCGGTGGCCGCGATGCGCAAGTCGCTCGAGCTCGACTCCAAGGGGCCGCTCGCGGAGGAGACCCGCGAGACCCTCAAGGCGATGAAGAAGTAG